The following DNA comes from Microbacterium terregens.
TCAATGTGCACAGCGCGTACGCCGAGGCCGACGGTCAACGCGCCGACCGGGCCACCGCCTTCACCGATCTCATCACTTGGACCGGTTCGCCGGTCCACACCCGGGTGTGAAGATGACCAGCGGGTTTCCGGACCGACAACTGAGCAAGATCCGAGGGTCTGTGCGCGAGCAGTTGGCCGAGGCTGTTCCCGAGGGGGCAACCCTTGCAATCGGCGGATTCGGGCTGAGTGGCAGTCCGTTCGGACTGCTTGAGATGATCCACGACCTGGGCGTGGGCGGACTGACCGTCGTGGCGAACAACGTCGGGACGGATGGCAAAGGTCTCGGCCTCCTGGTGGAGAGCGGGCAGATTGCCAGAATGGTCGCTTCGTACGTCGGCGAGAACAAGACCGTGGCCAAGCTGTACCTCGATGGCGACCTGGATATCGAGTTCGTTCCCCAGGGCACGCTGGCCGAGAGGCTTCGCGCCGGGGGGGCGGGCATCGCGGGGTTTTACACGCGGACCGGTGTCGGGACGGTCATCGCGGAAGGGAAGCCGCACGCGCAGTTCGACGGCGAGACCTACCTCCTCGAGCGCGGGATCGTCGCCGACGTGGCCCTCGTCAAGGCGCATCGCGGCGACGCAGCGGGC
Coding sequences within:
- a CDS encoding CoA transferase subunit A, with the protein product MSKIRGSVREQLAEAVPEGATLAIGGFGLSGSPFGLLEMIHDLGVGGLTVVANNVGTDGKGLGLLVESGQIARMVASYVGENKTVAKLYLDGDLDIEFVPQGTLAERLRAGGAGIAGFYTRTGVGTVIAEGKPHAQFDGETYLLERGIVADVALVKAHRGDAAGNLAYRKTARNFNPLVATAGRVTFAEVDRAESEFIDPDAVGTPGIFVDHVVEAPLRAPEIEQLTVRTRPRAGRGD